In Malus sylvestris chromosome 15, drMalSylv7.2, whole genome shotgun sequence, a single genomic region encodes these proteins:
- the LOC126602411 gene encoding actin-related protein 2/3 complex subunit 3-like, whose protein sequence is MVYHSSFVDDEEITKACGCPLLPLKTHIKGPAPVSEQDRTDIVDEAITFFRANVFFRNFDIKSSADKLLIYLTFYINVALKRLEGCRTLAEGTKAIINLGLEKVPVPGEPTFPFPGLFPLPQSQREAELLRNYLKQIREEASGRLLSVAYRPNGTPNKWWLAFAKRKFMNVIVPSA, encoded by the exons ATG GTTTATCACTCTAGTTTCGTTGACGATGAAGAAATTACTAAAGCTTGTGGATGCCCTCTTTTACCTTTGAAAACCCACATAAAGGGACCTGCCCCGGTTTCAGAGCAAG ATAGAACGGATATTGTTGATGAAGCGATTACATTCTTTCGAGCTAATGTTTTCTTTAGGAACTTTGATATTAAGAGCTCGGCCGATAAGCTCCTCATTTATTTGACATTTTATATCAATGTGGCTTTGAAGCGGCTTGAGGGTTGCAGAACTTTGGCTGAAGGAACCAAGGCCATTATTAATTTGGGACTTGAAAAAGTTCCTGTTCCTGGAGAGCCAACTTTCCCTTTCCCGGGACTTTTTCCTCTTCCTCAGTCCCAGCGGGAAGCAG AATTGCTGAGGAATTATTTGAAGCAGATACGGGAGGAAGCAAGCGGGAGATTATTGAGCGTTGCTTATAGACCGAATGGGACTCCCAACAAGTGGTGGTTGGCGTTTGCTAAAAGGAAATTTATGAACGTCATTGTTCCGTCAGCCTGA
- the LOC126602388 gene encoding ubiquitin C-terminal hydrolase 22-like, with protein sequence MSSMAKITHPRQQINGQILPQPCPHLAEFLSNNGSKPFRALQDCLRVKPPGGRASIRRDPKEVPRCGACGESERPRLYACITCAAVHCHVPPGPSHAAAHAFSMPPGHEIAVDVDRAELFCCACRDQVYDRDFDAAVVLAQTAASTLASSATSAVQQYAPENLRKRRRIDYKPWIPNLREQYLVGKNSSPLNGDVSDLPWGLRGLNNLGNTCFMNSVLQALLHTPPLRNYFLSDRHNRYFCQKKSNADNAAKKTAANTIDGGGNKSAARVCLACDMDATFSAVFSGERTPYSPAKFLYSWWQYAANLASYEQQDAHEFFISMLDGIHEKVDKDRRKPESQGNGDCCVAHRVFSGILRSDVMCMACGFTSTTYDPCVDISLDLEPNQGGSAKTGSTKSSHSCNGEADCMNSSQNCGVSTLMGCLDSFTRPERLGADQKFFCQQCQVRQESLKQMSIRKLPLVSCFHIKRFEHSSVRKMSRKVDRYLQFPFSLDMAPYLSSSILRSRFGNRILPFAGDKPDASNDLCSEFELFAVVTHTGKLDAGHYVTYLRLSNQWYKCDDAWITQVNENIVRAAQGYMMFYVQKMLFYKASEKPSPT encoded by the exons ATGTCGTCGATGGCCAAGATCACTCACCCCCGCCAACAGATCAACGGCCAGATTCTGCCTCAGCCCTGTCCTCACCTTGCCGAGTTCCTCTCCAACAATGGCTCCAAGCCCTTCCGGGCCTTGCAGGACTGTCTACGGGTCAAGCCGCCGGGTGGCCGCGCATCTATCCGCCGCGATCCCAAGGAGGTCCCGCGATGTGGCGCGTGCGGGGAGTCCGAGCGTCCCAGACTCTATGCGTGCATCACGTGCGCTGCCGTCCACTGTCACGTGCCACCCGGACCATCCCACGCTGCGGCTCACGCCTTCTCGATGCCTCCCGGTCACGAGATCGCCGTGGACGTTGACCGAGCGGAGCTCTTCTGCTGCGCGTGTAGAGACCAAGTCTACGATCGCGACTTCGACGCCGCAGTCGTCCTTGCTCAGACCGCCGCTTCGACTCTGGCCTCCTCAGCCACGTCAGCAGTCCAGCAGTACGCGCCGGAGAATCTCCGGAAGCGACGCCGTATCGACTACAAGCCGTGGATACCGAATCTGAGAGAGCAATACTTGGTGGGGAAGAATTCCAGTCCCCTAAACGGCGACGTCTCCGATTTGCCTTGGGGATTGCGCGGGCTCAACAATTTGGGGAACACGTGCTTTATGAACTCGGTTCTGCAGGCATTGCTCCATACGCCGCCGTTGCGGAACTACTTCCTCAGCGATCGGCATAACCGCTACTTCTGCCAGAAGAAGAGCAATGCCGATAACGCCGCCAAGAAAACTGCTGCCAATACTATTGATGGTGGCGGGAACAAGAGCGCTGCGCGCGTGTGCTTGGCCTGCGACATGGACGCCACGTTTTCTGCGGTTTTTTCGGGGGAGCGGACGCCTTATAGCCCCGCAAAGTTCTTGTACAG TTGGTGGCAGTACGCCGCGAATTTGGCGAGTTATGAGCAGCAGGACGCGCATGAGTTCTTCATTTCTATGCTTGATGGGATTCATGAGAAGGTGGATAAGGATCGGCGGAAACCCGAGAGCCAAG GCAATGGAGACTGTTGTGTTGCTCACAGAGTTTTTTCTGGTATCTTGCGATCTGATGTCATGTGTATGGCCTGTGGTTTTACATCTACAACATATGACCCATGTGTGGACATCTCATTAGATTTGGAACCTAACCAAGGAGGTTCTGCAAAGACTGGGTCCACAAAGTCAAGTCATTCTTGCAATGGCGAGGCAGATTGCATGAATTCCAGCCAAAACTGTGGGGTTTCTACCCTTATGGGATGCTTGGACAGCTTTACGAGACCTGAGAGATTGGGCGCTGACCAGAAATTTTTTTGCCAGCAGTGTCAGGTGAGGCAGGAGTCTCTCAAGCAAATGTCCATAAGAAAGCTTCCTTTGGTTTCATGCTTCCACATCAAGCGATTTGAACATTCTTCGGTGAGGAAAATGTCAAGGAAGGTTGACCGTTATTTGCAGTTCCCATTTTCGCTTGACATGGCTCcttatctttcttcttccatcTTGAGAAGCCGATTTGGAAATAGGATTTTGCCTTTTGCTGGGGACAAGCCGGATGCATCAAATGACTTATGTTCAGAGTTTGAGTTGTTTGCTGTCGTCACTCACACAGGCAAGCTAGATGCAGGCCATTATGTGACTTACTTGCGATTGAGTAATCAGTGGTACAAGTGTGACGATGCTTGGATCACACAAGTTAATGAGAACATTGTGAGGGCAGCACAGGGCTACATGATGTTCTATGTACAGAAAATGCTATTTTACAAGGCAAGTGAGAAACCGAGTCCTACATGA
- the LOC126602396 gene encoding monogalactosyldiacylglycerol synthase 2, chloroplastic-like codes for MMSVASPRKSLTEKVFERVGGYSYLSSYLKNNGGSHSSQRHHRHNHHKACENDESDDDYYEDEGTVELVQIGAERTKNVLILMSDTGGGHRASSEAIRDAFRMEFGDEYRIFVKDVWKEYTGWPLNDMERSYKFMVKHVQLWKVAFHSTSPRWIHSAYLAAIAAYYAKEVEAGLMEYKPDIIISVHPLMQHIPLWVLKWQGLQKKVIFVTVITDLNTCHPTWFHPGVNRCYCPSQEVAKRALVDGLDESQIRVFGLPIRPSFARAVFSKDQLREELEMDPDLPAVLLMGGGEGMGPVKETARALGETLFDNEAGKPIGQLIIICGRNKTLAATLESNEWNIPVKVRGFETQMEKWMGACDCIITKAGPGTIAEALIRGLPIILNDYIPGQEKGNVPYVVDNGAGVFTRSPKETARIVAEWFSTKTDELKMMSENALKLAQPEAVFDIVKDIHELALQRGPMANIPYMLTSSFTSLI; via the exons ATGATGTCGGTGGCGTCGCCGAGAAAATCATTAACAGAGAAGGTGTTTGAGAGGGTTGGCGGGTATTCTTACCTGAGCAGCTACCTCAAGAACAACGGCGGCAGCCACAGCAGCCAGAGACACCACCGCCACAACCACCACAAGGCGTGCGAGAACGACGAGAGTGATGACGATTACTACGAGGATGAGGGGACGGTGGAGCTCGTGCAGATTGGAGCTGAGAGGACCAAGAACGTCTTGATTCTCATGAGCGACACCGGCGGCGGCCACCGCGCTTCCTCCGAGGCCATTCGTGATGCCTTCCGCATGGAGTTTGGCGATGAATACAGG ATATTTGTGAAGGATGTGTGGAAAGAGTACACAGGTTGGCCGTTAAACGATATGGAGAGATCGTACAAATTCATGGTGAAGCATGTGCAGCTGTGGAAGGTTGCATTTCACAGCACCTCTCCCCGATGGATCCACAGCGCCTATCTCGCCGCCATTGCAGCCTACTATGCCAA GGAGGTGGAGGCTGGTCTAATGGAGTACAAGCCGGACATCATAATCAGTGTGCATCCTTTGATGCAACATATTCCTCTGTGGGTGCTCAAATGGCAAGGCCTGCAGAAGAAGGTGATTTTCGTGACGGTTATCACAGACCTCAACACCTGCCATCCTACATGGTTTCATCCTGGTGTCAATAGGTGCTACTGCCCCTCACAGGAGGTAGCGAAAAGGGCGCTAGTAGATGGCCTTGACGAGTCTCAGATACGGGTCTTTGGCCTGCCCATCCGGCCCTCTTTTGCTCGGGCGGTTTTCTCCAAG GATCAACTCAGAGAAGAACTCGAAATGGACCCTGACTTGCCGGCAGTTCTGCTCATGGGAGGTGGCGAAGGAATGGGGCCTGTAAAGGAAACTGCAAGGGCTCTTGGAGAGACACTCTTTGATAACGAAGCTGGAAAACCAATTGGTCAGCTGATCATCATATGCGGGCGGAATAAAACCCTCGCTGCCACGCTTGAATCCAATGAATGGAACATTCCAGTGAAG GTTAGAGGATTTGAGACACAAATGGAAAAATGGATGGGAGCTTGTGATTGCATCATAACAAAGGCAGGACCTGGCACAATCGCAGAGGCATTGATCAGAGGGCTTCCAATTATCCTCAACGACTACATTCCCGGACAA GAAAAGGGCAATGTGCCTTATGTGGTGGACAATGGGGCCGGCGTCTTCACCAGAAGTCCCAAGGAAACAGCGAGGATTGTCGCAGAATGGTTCAGCACGAAAACAGACGAACTGAAAATGATGTCGGAGAATGCACTAAAACTAGCGCAACCTGAGGCTGTGTTCGACATTGTCAAGGACATCCACGAGCTTGCCCTCCAACGCGGTCCCATGGCGAACATCCCGTACATGCTGACATCTTCGTTTACGAGTTTAATCTGA